A single region of the Desulfovibrio sp. genome encodes:
- the def gene encoding peptide deformylase — protein MILDIVTYPDPRLKELCEPVAEVTDDIRQLAADMLETMYAAPGVGLAAPQVGRNIRMLVMDPAMKDEEKQPRVLINPVLTLSGEEVLSEQEGCLSVPMNYRADVKRMSNVHLHAMDLDGNIIDEDLDEFPAIIIQHEYDHLDGILFIDKISRLRRTLYDSKVKKWLKRKSAV, from the coding sequence ATGATTCTTGATATTGTCACCTATCCTGACCCCAGGCTCAAAGAGCTTTGTGAACCTGTTGCCGAGGTGACGGACGACATTCGTCAGCTTGCTGCCGACATGCTTGAAACCATGTACGCTGCTCCTGGTGTTGGTCTTGCTGCGCCGCAGGTTGGGCGCAACATCCGCATGCTTGTGATGGACCCGGCCATGAAGGACGAGGAAAAACAACCCCGGGTGCTGATTAACCCTGTGCTGACCCTCTCCGGCGAAGAAGTTCTGAGCGAACAGGAAGGCTGCCTTTCTGTACCCATGAACTATAGGGCCGACGTCAAGCGCATGAGCAATGTGCATCTGCATGCGATGGATCTGGACGGCAATATCATTGATGAAGATCTGGACGAATTCCCGGCCATTATCATTCAACATGAATATGATCATCTGGACGGCATACTGTTTATCGACAAGATAAGCCGCCTGCGCCGCACCCTGTACGACAGCAAGGTGAAAAAATGGCTCAAACGCAAAAGTGCCGTATAG
- the fmt gene encoding methionyl-tRNA formyltransferase, whose product MAQTQKCRIVFMGTPEFAAASLKRLAAWPRGEIVAVYTQPDRPAGRGHKLAESPVKKLALQLGLPVMQPASLKSAEAQAELAAFKPDLLAVAAYGLILPDAVLAMPTLDTINVHASLLPGLRGAAPIQRAVMEGWQQGARAGISIMRIVRKLDAGPVFATDGLPIGEHTAGSLHDALAGIGAELLVRVFDDILDGKAQAVEQDDALATHAPKISKEDGFIDWSLPAAQVHARVRGVTPWPGARTVLETVDCDGKQREALSLILAPGKVGQSAQGHSPGSLRVDADGLSIACADCWYVLSAVKPQGKKEMSARDLLNGVLRGLPKGVCGLARVPEPGE is encoded by the coding sequence ATGGCTCAAACGCAAAAGTGCCGTATAGTCTTTATGGGTACGCCCGAGTTTGCCGCCGCCAGCCTGAAAAGGCTGGCGGCCTGGCCTCGTGGCGAAATTGTGGCGGTATACACCCAGCCGGACAGACCGGCAGGGCGTGGCCACAAACTTGCTGAATCGCCTGTTAAGAAGCTTGCTTTGCAGCTTGGTCTGCCTGTCATGCAGCCCGCCAGTCTCAAAAGTGCAGAGGCACAGGCGGAGCTGGCGGCTTTCAAGCCTGATCTGCTGGCTGTGGCGGCCTATGGACTCATTTTGCCGGATGCCGTACTTGCCATGCCGACTCTGGATACAATCAACGTGCATGCTTCGCTTTTGCCGGGCCTGCGTGGCGCTGCACCCATCCAGCGGGCTGTGATGGAAGGCTGGCAGCAGGGTGCCCGGGCTGGCATTTCCATCATGCGTATTGTGCGCAAGCTTGATGCCGGGCCTGTTTTTGCAACAGATGGTCTGCCTATTGGGGAGCATACGGCAGGCTCCCTGCACGATGCCCTTGCTGGCATTGGCGCAGAACTGCTAGTGCGCGTTTTTGACGATATTCTTGATGGCAAGGCGCAGGCGGTGGAGCAAGACGATGCTCTCGCAACCCATGCCCCTAAAATTTCCAAGGAAGACGGCTTTATCGACTGGTCGCTCCCAGCCGCCCAGGTTCATGCCCGGGTGCGGGGAGTTACCCCGTGGCCCGGCGCGCGCACTGTGCTGGAAACAGTGGACTGTGATGGCAAGCAGCGCGAAGCGCTTTCGCTCATTCTTGCTCCAGGCAAGGTGGGGCAATCGGCGCAGGGTCATTCCCCAGGCTCATTACGGGTTGATGCAGACGGTTTGAGCATTGCTTGCGCTGATTGCTGGTATGTGCTCTCTGCGGTCAAGCCTCAGGGTAAAAAAGAGATGTCGGCACGCGACCTGCTCAACGGAGTGCTGCGCGGGTTGCCCAAGGGAGTTTGTGGTCTGGCAAGAGTTCCCGAACCTGGGGAGTAA
- a CDS encoding DUF116 domain-containing protein, which produces MFRKSPFSLPPEQYGGARKRVFIGLMLASCLLLCLGVAFFLILPWIGFFSTQHWLPSLSMGFGFVIIVALLWLCIILIFHIYTGKSLPGVDSVRHVTIRLFFPLMELLAKAVGIDRGRVRRSFIKVNNELVLASGCTAQPHELLLLLPHCVQQALCPQRLVHNPDNCQRCGKCPVGELLALRDKYGVRLAIATGGTIARRIVVQTRPRCIIAVACERDLTSGIQDSYPLPVFGVLNLRPHGPCVDTLVPMKALEDAVRIFLGLSQPLHRGRA; this is translated from the coding sequence ATGTTTCGTAAATCGCCCTTTTCCTTGCCGCCAGAGCAGTATGGTGGAGCGCGAAAGCGCGTTTTTATCGGGCTCATGCTTGCCTCGTGCCTTCTGCTGTGCCTTGGTGTAGCTTTTTTTCTTATTTTGCCCTGGATTGGCTTTTTCTCAACGCAACACTGGCTGCCATCACTCAGTATGGGTTTTGGTTTTGTTATTATTGTGGCCCTGTTGTGGCTTTGCATTATCCTTATATTTCATATTTATACTGGAAAATCATTGCCGGGTGTGGACAGTGTGCGGCATGTCACCATACGGCTTTTCTTTCCGCTTATGGAATTACTTGCCAAGGCTGTTGGTATTGATAGAGGAAGAGTGCGGCGCAGCTTTATTAAAGTGAACAACGAGCTGGTGCTTGCCAGTGGCTGTACGGCACAGCCGCACGAGCTTTTGCTGCTTTTACCGCATTGCGTTCAACAGGCTTTGTGCCCGCAACGGCTCGTGCACAATCCGGATAATTGTCAGCGCTGCGGCAAATGCCCGGTCGGTGAGCTGCTTGCATTGAGGGACAAGTATGGCGTGCGGCTTGCCATTGCCACAGGCGGCACCATTGCCCGCCGCATTGTGGTGCAAACGCGACCGCGCTGCATTATTGCTGTTGCCTGCGAGCGCGACCTTACATCCGGCATTCAGGACAGTTACCCTTTGCCTGTCTTTGGTGTTCTCAACCTGAGGCCGCATGGGCCGTGCGTTGATACGCTTGTGCCCATGAAGGCACTGGAAGATGCCGTTCGTATTTTTCTTGGCCTTTCACAACCTTTGCATCGGGGCAGGGCATAG
- a CDS encoding transcription antitermination factor NusB: MNKISFAQSSAAVATLPGKIRKLSPTARHCALWALILVDSGMTAQQALAAALSSASAIATAPGTEASGLAAVERNLCSELVYGYLRTELRIAFILSRVLPRPQSLPRPLLHVLGLAVYGLLFQDKVPDHAAVFSAVETAQALYGQGLARVANGALRSVQRLADAPMHEDFYLPKGVEAGCAEHMGLFYSLPLWIMGHWYKHYGRGAALQLARRSFERPWSAMRVNAQHADAVVLREALLAGGGEAVGHWGIAFAPGAQPHAACGKTLHALQTEGALSYQSAGSQLVLEELGLYDWDKPVWDVCAGFGGKTVALLERGIAVPFATDRSMQRLAGLPGQCARLGLACPSVALTDAVTPPLKHWNGHLVVDAPCSGLGVLARRPDIRRRPPQEAIDHEGLQQSMLRNLATRMRSGCKIAYITCTLRPNENEKQIDRLVRESSGLQVLKQWQTPHEHPWLEGMFGALLLKA, translated from the coding sequence ATGAACAAAATTAGTTTTGCCCAGTCTAGTGCTGCTGTTGCGACCTTGCCTGGCAAGATTCGCAAACTTTCTCCCACGGCCCGTCATTGCGCGCTGTGGGCGTTAATTTTGGTTGATTCAGGCATGACAGCCCAGCAGGCTCTTGCAGCGGCTTTGTCCAGTGCGTCCGCAATAGCTACAGCTCCTGGCACAGAAGCATCAGGCCTTGCCGCGGTTGAGCGCAATCTCTGCTCTGAGCTTGTCTATGGATACTTGCGCACGGAACTTCGCATTGCGTTTATTTTGTCCAGGGTACTGCCGCGCCCGCAATCTTTGCCACGCCCTTTGCTTCATGTGCTGGGGCTTGCGGTGTATGGCCTGCTTTTTCAGGACAAGGTGCCGGATCATGCCGCTGTTTTTAGCGCTGTAGAGACTGCACAGGCCTTGTACGGTCAAGGGTTGGCTCGTGTAGCCAACGGGGCTTTGCGTTCAGTACAGCGCCTTGCAGACGCTCCCATGCATGAGGATTTTTATCTGCCCAAGGGCGTGGAAGCCGGATGCGCGGAGCACATGGGACTTTTCTATTCTTTGCCGCTGTGGATCATGGGGCACTGGTACAAACACTACGGACGTGGTGCCGCCTTGCAGCTTGCACGACGTTCGTTTGAGCGCCCCTGGAGCGCAATGCGCGTCAACGCCCAGCATGCCGATGCCGTGGTGTTGCGTGAGGCATTGCTCGCCGGCGGTGGAGAAGCGGTAGGGCACTGGGGGATTGCTTTTGCACCAGGTGCACAGCCGCACGCTGCTTGTGGCAAGACACTGCATGCCTTGCAAACTGAAGGCGCACTTTCGTATCAATCCGCTGGTTCGCAGCTTGTTCTTGAGGAGCTTGGCCTCTACGACTGGGACAAACCCGTTTGGGATGTCTGTGCTGGTTTTGGCGGCAAAACAGTTGCCCTGCTTGAACGGGGAATTGCGGTTCCTTTTGCTACAGACCGCAGTATGCAGCGTCTTGCCGGCTTGCCGGGGCAGTGCGCACGGCTAGGTCTTGCCTGCCCCTCAGTTGCACTTACCGATGCAGTCACGCCACCGCTTAAGCATTGGAATGGGCACCTGGTTGTGGACGCCCCTTGCTCAGGGCTTGGCGTGCTTGCCCGCAGGCCAGATATCCGCCGCAGGCCGCCGCAGGAGGCCATTGACCATGAGGGCTTGCAGCAATCCATGTTACGCAATCTTGCGACAAGGATGCGTTCGGGCTGCAAGATTGCTTATATTACCTGCACCCTTCGGCCCAATGAAAATGAGAAACAGATTGACCGCCTTGTGCGCGAATCAAGCGGTTTGCAGGTGCTCAAGCAATGGCAGACGCCACATGAGCATCCTTGGCTTGAGGGCATGTTTGGCGCGCTTTTGCTCAAGGCTTGA
- a CDS encoding ParB/RepB/Spo0J family partition protein, with translation MSSSKGLGRGLDALFGGTAPKQEPQGQESAVNLMPITALHPNPNQPRRHFDDAALRELADSIKSQGIIQPLLVRPLGGENTYQIVAGERRWRAAQLAGLKEVPVYVRELSDKEVMAAALIENLQREDLNPIEEAEALQALRDALELTQEELASRLGKSRPAIANALRLLQLSANARADIQAGLLSAGHARCLLGIDAPIASEALRQRILSHKLTVREAEDAAAFWRGHNALPWEQEDTSPQPRAKAPRKKSPQFKTLQINLCSSIGCKTQVSGDENSGRIAFAYGSREELEQLLQKLGVTLPEVEEESTENPAE, from the coding sequence ATGAGCAGCAGCAAGGGATTGGGCAGAGGGCTTGACGCACTGTTTGGTGGAACCGCGCCAAAGCAGGAACCGCAAGGGCAGGAAAGCGCAGTGAACCTGATGCCGATTACGGCCTTGCACCCCAACCCCAATCAGCCGCGCAGACACTTTGACGATGCCGCATTGCGGGAACTGGCCGATTCCATCAAATCGCAGGGAATTATCCAGCCGCTGCTTGTGCGCCCGCTGGGTGGAGAAAACACCTATCAGATTGTTGCGGGTGAGCGCCGCTGGCGTGCAGCGCAACTGGCGGGGCTCAAAGAAGTACCCGTTTACGTGCGCGAGCTGAGCGACAAAGAGGTTATGGCAGCAGCTCTTATTGAAAACCTGCAGCGCGAAGACCTCAACCCCATTGAAGAAGCCGAAGCCCTCCAGGCATTGCGGGATGCCCTAGAGCTAACGCAGGAGGAACTGGCAAGTCGACTTGGCAAAAGCCGCCCAGCAATCGCCAACGCATTGCGCTTGCTGCAACTGAGCGCAAACGCCCGGGCCGACATTCAGGCTGGATTGCTCAGCGCAGGGCACGCGCGCTGCCTGTTGGGCATTGACGCGCCCATTGCTTCCGAAGCCCTGCGCCAGCGCATCCTGAGCCACAAACTTACTGTTCGCGAAGCAGAAGACGCCGCCGCCTTCTGGCGAGGGCACAACGCCCTGCCCTGGGAACAGGAAGACACAAGCCCGCAGCCTCGCGCCAAAGCCCCCAGAAAGAAAAGCCCGCAATTCAAGACGCTGCAAATAAATCTTTGCTCCAGCATTGGTTGCAAAACCCAGGTAAGCGGCGACGAAAACAGCGGCCGCATTGCGTTTGCATACGGAAGCCGCGAAGAGCTTGAGCAGCTTTTGCAAAAACTGGGCGTGACCCTGCCGGAAGTTGAAGAAGAATCTACAGAAAATCCCGCCGAATAA